The following coding sequences lie in one Mercenaria mercenaria strain notata chromosome 5, MADL_Memer_1, whole genome shotgun sequence genomic window:
- the LOC123556957 gene encoding cilia- and flagella-associated protein 251-like isoform X11, giving the protein MAKYFAITVCLIFLVFSVNSVVHEERKEDPSEEIIKHEDAEEGISFPTFKEPQLTELEKQETTQTDKADVVQILENQETDEDKQTIVSRDVNDDLQCPDPTPIRGTMKILHGHPYSFGCNVLLTCDPGLVFADGKSVWNLTCLAVPVTPPELVWVPVNLGKPICREPTETDPPLTEEEIEVHEEETNSEPKHITDKLKNEIADVYEKKENLDNLEIDTYGPEEDLDGTFHENYVENNIEANIDDMSNKKNEIIVPSKWEENEEFTNKVSGSEGNPDYIEIYDDVINHSNNEQIEYEDNFNANMESDSLQGNNEEETVSEIEEITPSEQTVESSEMDGSDLENETEEDFSEPETSAEEDTYKIFPEIEENTIEVNFKNYEAGESSDEETEMSEMNEEVDILEDTEEENKEHDEEEIEEEYESENEVEQIKEEVEEANTEDIEAEMGEEYTTENEMEEMGEEEETEYKEEEIQDGEEHENKELEETEEEEEEDTENKEEEIQDGEEHENKELEETEEDEYNKENETENEDEQENNKEESDEDETEEENIELENNEENEQDAPNEEEMESFDEVHPLQPPSIKEPSIIYAAIKESSLFDKEENEEETENTNNDNLIYEEVEPPGSLIDIQLGPVEASKEQIQTNENDCSLPAETGPCRAYFRRFFFNSESGECEVFVYGGCQGNGNNFKTLNDCENTCVRKTVTL; this is encoded by the exons aaccaCAACTAACAGAGTTagaaaaacaagaaacaacacaaaCAGATAAAGCCGATGTAGTACAAATATTAGAGAATCAAGAAACGGATGAAGATAAGCAGACGATCGTGTCTAGGGATGTTAATG ATGACCTACAATGCCCCGACCCCACACCCATTCGAGGGACAATGAAGATTTTACACGGCCATCCATACTCGTTCGGTTGTAATGTTCTGTTGACCTGTGACCCTGGGCTCGTTTTTGCTGATGGCAAATCTGTCTGGAATTTAACCTGTTTGGCCGTTCCGGTTACACCGCCTGAGCTTGTCTGGGTGCCGGTTAATTTGGGAAAACCCATTTGTAGAG AACCAACGGAAACGGACCCTCCACTCACAGAAGAAGAGATTGAAGTACACGAAGAAGAAACAAATAGTGAACCAAAACACATAACCGACaaacttaaaaatgaaattgcTGATGTTTATGAAAAGAAAGAGAATTTAGATAATTTGGAAATCGATACCTATGGTCCAGAAGAAGATTTGGATggtacatttcatgaaaattacgTTGAAAACAATATAGAAGCCAACATTGATGATATGAGCaacaaaaagaatgaaataattgtaCCATCAAAATGGGAAGAAAACGAAGAATTTACAAATAAAGTCAGTGGCTCTGAAGGAAATCCCGATTATATTGAGATTTATGACGACGTAATAAACCATTCTAACAATGAACAAATTGAGTATGAAGACAATTTTAATGCTAATATGGAAAGTGATAGTTTACAAGGAAACAATGAGGAAGAAACTGTTTCTGAAATTGAGGAAATTACACCATCAGAACAAACAGTCGAGTCATCAGAGATGGATGGGAGTGATCTTGAAAATGAGACGGAAGAAGATTTCAGTGAACCTGAAACATCAGCCGAAGAGGATACTTATAAGATTTTCccagaaatagaagaaaacacAATAGAAGTTAACTTTAAAAACTATGAAGCTGGAGAATCATCTGATGAGGAAACTGAAATGTCAGAAATGAACGAAGAAGTAGATATACTAGAGGACACTGAAGAAGAAAACAAAGAACATGATGAAGAGGAAATTGAAGAGGAATATGAAAGTGAAAATGAAGTAGAGCAGATTAAAGAAGAAGTGGAAGAAGCAAACACAGAAGATATAGAAGCCGAAATGGGCGAAGAATATAcaacagaaaatgaaatggaaGAAATGGGAGAAGAAGAAGAAACAGAATATAAAGAGGAGGAGATACAAGACGGCGAAGAACATGAAAACAAAGAATTAGAAGAAaccgaagaagaagaagaagaagacacAGAAAATAAAGAGGAGGAGATACAAGACGGCGAAGAACATGAAAACAAAGAATTAGAAGAAACCGAAGAAGATGAAtacaacaaagaaaatgaaacagaaaacgAAGATGAACAAGAAAACAACAAAGAGGAAAGCGACGAAGATGAAACAGAGGAAGAAAACATAGAATtggaaaataatgaagaaaatgaaCAGGATGCACCGAATGAAGAAGAAATGGAATCATTTGATGAAGTACATCCATTGCAGCCCCCTTCAATCAAAGAACCAAGTATCATCTATGCCGCTATTAAAG AATCCTCTTTGTTTGACAAAGAAGAAAACGAAGAAGAAACAGAAAATACCAATAACGACAATCTTATATATGAGGAAGTAGAGCCGCCAGGATCTCTAATAGACATTCAGTTGGGTCCTGTAGAAG CATCAAAAGAACAGATTCAGACGAACGAGAATGATTGTTCACTTCCGGCAGAAACAGGACCTTGTAGAGCTTACTTCCGGCGGTTCTTTTTTAACTCTGAATCAGGAGAGTGCGAAGTATTTGTATATGGTGGATGTCAAggaaatggaaataatttcaaaacattgaaTGACTGTGAAAATACGTGTGTGAGAAAAACAGTGACTTTGTGA
- the LOC123556957 gene encoding probable serine/threonine-protein kinase kinX isoform X9, which produces MAKYFAITVCLIFLVFSVNSVVHEERKEDPSEEIIKHEDAEEGISFPTFKDIEDTKDNEKTSKPTQDDLPIYPSQDRNKDELQCPDPSPIRGTVKVISGKPFTDGCKVSLRCDPGLVFNDGKTVWNLTCVPVAHIPPALVWIPQYNGTPTCKEPQLTELEKQETTQTDKADVVQILENQETDEDKQTIVSRDVNDDLQCPDPTPIRGTMKILHGHPYSFGCNVLLTCDPGLVFADGKSVWNLTCLAVPVTPPELVWVPVNLGKPICREPTETDPPLTEEEIEVHEEETNSEPKHITDKLKNEIADVYEKKENLDNLEIDTYGPEEDLDGTFHENYVENNIEANIDDMSNKKNEIIVPSKWEENEEFTNKVSGSEGNPDYIEIYDDVINHSNNEQIEYEDNFNANMESDSLQGNNEEETVSEIEEITPSEQTVESSEMDGSDLENETEEDFSEPETSAEEDTYKIFPEIEENTIEVNFKNYEAGESSDEETEMSEMNEEVDILEDTEEENKEHDEEEIEEEYESENEVEQIKEEVEEANTEDIEAEMGEEYTTENEMEEMGEEEETEYKEEEIQDGEEHENKELEETEEEEEEDTENKEEEIQDGEEHENKELEETEEDEYNKENETENEDEQENNKEESDEDETEEENIELENNEENEQDAPNEEEMESFDEVHPLQPPSIKEPSIIYAAIKESSLFDKEENEEETENTNNDNLIYEEVEPPGSLIDIQLGPVEASKEQIQTNENDCSLPAETGPCRAYFRRFFFNSESGECEVFVYGGCQGNGNNFKTLNDCENTCVRKTVTL; this is translated from the exons ATGAGTTACAGTGCCCAGATCCTTCTCCAATTAGAGGTACTGTTAAAGTAATATCCGGTAAACCATTTACAGACGgctgtaaagtttcattaagatgtgacCCGGGACTGGTTTTTAATGACGGAAAGACGGTCTGGAATTTAACTTGCGTCCCCGTGGCCCATATTCCACCAGCTTTGGTCTGGATACCGCAATATAATGGAACTCCTACATGCAAAG aaccaCAACTAACAGAGTTagaaaaacaagaaacaacacaaaCAGATAAAGCCGATGTAGTACAAATATTAGAGAATCAAGAAACGGATGAAGATAAGCAGACGATCGTGTCTAGGGATGTTAATG ATGACCTACAATGCCCCGACCCCACACCCATTCGAGGGACAATGAAGATTTTACACGGCCATCCATACTCGTTCGGTTGTAATGTTCTGTTGACCTGTGACCCTGGGCTCGTTTTTGCTGATGGCAAATCTGTCTGGAATTTAACCTGTTTGGCCGTTCCGGTTACACCGCCTGAGCTTGTCTGGGTGCCGGTTAATTTGGGAAAACCCATTTGTAGAG AACCAACGGAAACGGACCCTCCACTCACAGAAGAAGAGATTGAAGTACACGAAGAAGAAACAAATAGTGAACCAAAACACATAACCGACaaacttaaaaatgaaattgcTGATGTTTATGAAAAGAAAGAGAATTTAGATAATTTGGAAATCGATACCTATGGTCCAGAAGAAGATTTGGATggtacatttcatgaaaattacgTTGAAAACAATATAGAAGCCAACATTGATGATATGAGCaacaaaaagaatgaaataattgtaCCATCAAAATGGGAAGAAAACGAAGAATTTACAAATAAAGTCAGTGGCTCTGAAGGAAATCCCGATTATATTGAGATTTATGACGACGTAATAAACCATTCTAACAATGAACAAATTGAGTATGAAGACAATTTTAATGCTAATATGGAAAGTGATAGTTTACAAGGAAACAATGAGGAAGAAACTGTTTCTGAAATTGAGGAAATTACACCATCAGAACAAACAGTCGAGTCATCAGAGATGGATGGGAGTGATCTTGAAAATGAGACGGAAGAAGATTTCAGTGAACCTGAAACATCAGCCGAAGAGGATACTTATAAGATTTTCccagaaatagaagaaaacacAATAGAAGTTAACTTTAAAAACTATGAAGCTGGAGAATCATCTGATGAGGAAACTGAAATGTCAGAAATGAACGAAGAAGTAGATATACTAGAGGACACTGAAGAAGAAAACAAAGAACATGATGAAGAGGAAATTGAAGAGGAATATGAAAGTGAAAATGAAGTAGAGCAGATTAAAGAAGAAGTGGAAGAAGCAAACACAGAAGATATAGAAGCCGAAATGGGCGAAGAATATAcaacagaaaatgaaatggaaGAAATGGGAGAAGAAGAAGAAACAGAATATAAAGAGGAGGAGATACAAGACGGCGAAGAACATGAAAACAAAGAATTAGAAGAAaccgaagaagaagaagaagaagacacAGAAAATAAAGAGGAGGAGATACAAGACGGCGAAGAACATGAAAACAAAGAATTAGAAGAAACCGAAGAAGATGAAtacaacaaagaaaatgaaacagaaaacgAAGATGAACAAGAAAACAACAAAGAGGAAAGCGACGAAGATGAAACAGAGGAAGAAAACATAGAATtggaaaataatgaagaaaatgaaCAGGATGCACCGAATGAAGAAGAAATGGAATCATTTGATGAAGTACATCCATTGCAGCCCCCTTCAATCAAAGAACCAAGTATCATCTATGCCGCTATTAAAG AATCCTCTTTGTTTGACAAAGAAGAAAACGAAGAAGAAACAGAAAATACCAATAACGACAATCTTATATATGAGGAAGTAGAGCCGCCAGGATCTCTAATAGACATTCAGTTGGGTCCTGTAGAAG CATCAAAAGAACAGATTCAGACGAACGAGAATGATTGTTCACTTCCGGCAGAAACAGGACCTTGTAGAGCTTACTTCCGGCGGTTCTTTTTTAACTCTGAATCAGGAGAGTGCGAAGTATTTGTATATGGTGGATGTCAAggaaatggaaataatttcaaaacattgaaTGACTGTGAAAATACGTGTGTGAGAAAAACAGTGACTTTGTGA
- the LOC123556957 gene encoding cilia- and flagella-associated protein 251-like isoform X12: MAKYFAITVCLIFLVFSVNSVVHEERKEDPSEEIIKHEDAEEGISFPTFKEPQLTELEKQETTQTDKADVVQILENQETDEDKQTIVSRDVNDSPQCPDPTPVRGTLKILSGTPYSDGCNVLLTCDPGLVFADGKAVWNLTCTPLPVIPNKCIWLPQYDGKPMCKEPTETDPPLTEEEIEVHEEETNSEPKHITDKLKNEIADVYEKKENLDNLEIDTYGPEEDLDGTFHENYVENNIEANIDDMSNKKNEIIVPSKWEENEEFTNKVSGSEGNPDYIEIYDDVINHSNNEQIEYEDNFNANMESDSLQGNNEEETVSEIEEITPSEQTVESSEMDGSDLENETEEDFSEPETSAEEDTYKIFPEIEENTIEVNFKNYEAGESSDEETEMSEMNEEVDILEDTEEENKEHDEEEIEEEYESENEVEQIKEEVEEANTEDIEAEMGEEYTTENEMEEMGEEEETEYKEEEIQDGEEHENKELEETEEEEEEDTENKEEEIQDGEEHENKELEETEEDEYNKENETENEDEQENNKEESDEDETEEENIELENNEENEQDAPNEEEMESFDEVHPLQPPSIKEPSIIYAAIKESSLFDKEENEEETENTNNDNLIYEEVEPPGSLIDIQLGPVEASKEQIQTNENDCSLPAETGPCRAYFRRFFFNSESGECEVFVYGGCQGNGNNFKTLNDCENTCVRKTVTL; encoded by the exons aaccaCAACTAACAGAGTTagaaaaacaagaaacaacacaaaCAGATAAAGCCGATGTAGTACAAATATTAGAGAATCAAGAAACGGATGAAGATAAGCAGACGATCGTGTCTAGGGATGTTAATG ATAGCCCTCAATGCCCCGACCCAACACCAGTTCGGGGTACGTTAAAAATTTTGAGTGGAACACCATACTCAGACGGGTGTAATGTGTTGCTAACATGTGATCCTGGGCTTGTTTTTGCTGATGGAAAAGCTGTTTGGAACCTTACATGCACCCCGCTACCCGTTATTCCTAATAAATGTATTTGGCTACCACAGTATGATGGGAAACCCATGTGCAAAG AACCAACGGAAACGGACCCTCCACTCACAGAAGAAGAGATTGAAGTACACGAAGAAGAAACAAATAGTGAACCAAAACACATAACCGACaaacttaaaaatgaaattgcTGATGTTTATGAAAAGAAAGAGAATTTAGATAATTTGGAAATCGATACCTATGGTCCAGAAGAAGATTTGGATggtacatttcatgaaaattacgTTGAAAACAATATAGAAGCCAACATTGATGATATGAGCaacaaaaagaatgaaataattgtaCCATCAAAATGGGAAGAAAACGAAGAATTTACAAATAAAGTCAGTGGCTCTGAAGGAAATCCCGATTATATTGAGATTTATGACGACGTAATAAACCATTCTAACAATGAACAAATTGAGTATGAAGACAATTTTAATGCTAATATGGAAAGTGATAGTTTACAAGGAAACAATGAGGAAGAAACTGTTTCTGAAATTGAGGAAATTACACCATCAGAACAAACAGTCGAGTCATCAGAGATGGATGGGAGTGATCTTGAAAATGAGACGGAAGAAGATTTCAGTGAACCTGAAACATCAGCCGAAGAGGATACTTATAAGATTTTCccagaaatagaagaaaacacAATAGAAGTTAACTTTAAAAACTATGAAGCTGGAGAATCATCTGATGAGGAAACTGAAATGTCAGAAATGAACGAAGAAGTAGATATACTAGAGGACACTGAAGAAGAAAACAAAGAACATGATGAAGAGGAAATTGAAGAGGAATATGAAAGTGAAAATGAAGTAGAGCAGATTAAAGAAGAAGTGGAAGAAGCAAACACAGAAGATATAGAAGCCGAAATGGGCGAAGAATATAcaacagaaaatgaaatggaaGAAATGGGAGAAGAAGAAGAAACAGAATATAAAGAGGAGGAGATACAAGACGGCGAAGAACATGAAAACAAAGAATTAGAAGAAaccgaagaagaagaagaagaagacacAGAAAATAAAGAGGAGGAGATACAAGACGGCGAAGAACATGAAAACAAAGAATTAGAAGAAACCGAAGAAGATGAAtacaacaaagaaaatgaaacagaaaacgAAGATGAACAAGAAAACAACAAAGAGGAAAGCGACGAAGATGAAACAGAGGAAGAAAACATAGAATtggaaaataatgaagaaaatgaaCAGGATGCACCGAATGAAGAAGAAATGGAATCATTTGATGAAGTACATCCATTGCAGCCCCCTTCAATCAAAGAACCAAGTATCATCTATGCCGCTATTAAAG AATCCTCTTTGTTTGACAAAGAAGAAAACGAAGAAGAAACAGAAAATACCAATAACGACAATCTTATATATGAGGAAGTAGAGCCGCCAGGATCTCTAATAGACATTCAGTTGGGTCCTGTAGAAG CATCAAAAGAACAGATTCAGACGAACGAGAATGATTGTTCACTTCCGGCAGAAACAGGACCTTGTAGAGCTTACTTCCGGCGGTTCTTTTTTAACTCTGAATCAGGAGAGTGCGAAGTATTTGTATATGGTGGATGTCAAggaaatggaaataatttcaaaacattgaaTGACTGTGAAAATACGTGTGTGAGAAAAACAGTGACTTTGTGA
- the LOC123556957 gene encoding probable serine/threonine-protein kinase kinX isoform X8 yields MAKYFAITVCLIFLVFSVNSVVHEERKEDPSEEIIKHEDAEEGISFPTFKDIEDTKDNEKTSKPTQDDLPIYPSQDRNKDDPQCPDPTPIRGSMKILHGHPFSYGCNVLLTCDPGLVFEDGKSVWNLTCLGLSVLPPKCVWVPMHDGRPTCKEPQLTELEKQETTQTDKADVVQILENQETDEDKQTIVSRDVNDDLQCPDPTPIRGTMKILHGHPYSFGCNVLLTCDPGLVFADGKSVWNLTCLAVPVTPPELVWVPVNLGKPICREPTETDPPLTEEEIEVHEEETNSEPKHITDKLKNEIADVYEKKENLDNLEIDTYGPEEDLDGTFHENYVENNIEANIDDMSNKKNEIIVPSKWEENEEFTNKVSGSEGNPDYIEIYDDVINHSNNEQIEYEDNFNANMESDSLQGNNEEETVSEIEEITPSEQTVESSEMDGSDLENETEEDFSEPETSAEEDTYKIFPEIEENTIEVNFKNYEAGESSDEETEMSEMNEEVDILEDTEEENKEHDEEEIEEEYESENEVEQIKEEVEEANTEDIEAEMGEEYTTENEMEEMGEEEETEYKEEEIQDGEEHENKELEETEEEEEEDTENKEEEIQDGEEHENKELEETEEDEYNKENETENEDEQENNKEESDEDETEEENIELENNEENEQDAPNEEEMESFDEVHPLQPPSIKEPSIIYAAIKESSLFDKEENEEETENTNNDNLIYEEVEPPGSLIDIQLGPVEASKEQIQTNENDCSLPAETGPCRAYFRRFFFNSESGECEVFVYGGCQGNGNNFKTLNDCENTCVRKTVTL; encoded by the exons ATGACCCACAATGCCCGGATCCGACACCGATTAGAGGGTCAATGAAGATTTTACATGGGCACCCATTCTCGTATGGATGTAATGTGCTATTGACATGTGACCCGGGGCTTGTTTTTGAGGATGGCAAATCCGTGTGGAACTTAACATGTTTAGGGCTATCCGTATTGCCCCCGAAATGCGTCTGGGTACCGATGCATGACGGCAGACCAACCTGCAAAg aaccaCAACTAACAGAGTTagaaaaacaagaaacaacacaaaCAGATAAAGCCGATGTAGTACAAATATTAGAGAATCAAGAAACGGATGAAGATAAGCAGACGATCGTGTCTAGGGATGTTAATG ATGACCTACAATGCCCCGACCCCACACCCATTCGAGGGACAATGAAGATTTTACACGGCCATCCATACTCGTTCGGTTGTAATGTTCTGTTGACCTGTGACCCTGGGCTCGTTTTTGCTGATGGCAAATCTGTCTGGAATTTAACCTGTTTGGCCGTTCCGGTTACACCGCCTGAGCTTGTCTGGGTGCCGGTTAATTTGGGAAAACCCATTTGTAGAG AACCAACGGAAACGGACCCTCCACTCACAGAAGAAGAGATTGAAGTACACGAAGAAGAAACAAATAGTGAACCAAAACACATAACCGACaaacttaaaaatgaaattgcTGATGTTTATGAAAAGAAAGAGAATTTAGATAATTTGGAAATCGATACCTATGGTCCAGAAGAAGATTTGGATggtacatttcatgaaaattacgTTGAAAACAATATAGAAGCCAACATTGATGATATGAGCaacaaaaagaatgaaataattgtaCCATCAAAATGGGAAGAAAACGAAGAATTTACAAATAAAGTCAGTGGCTCTGAAGGAAATCCCGATTATATTGAGATTTATGACGACGTAATAAACCATTCTAACAATGAACAAATTGAGTATGAAGACAATTTTAATGCTAATATGGAAAGTGATAGTTTACAAGGAAACAATGAGGAAGAAACTGTTTCTGAAATTGAGGAAATTACACCATCAGAACAAACAGTCGAGTCATCAGAGATGGATGGGAGTGATCTTGAAAATGAGACGGAAGAAGATTTCAGTGAACCTGAAACATCAGCCGAAGAGGATACTTATAAGATTTTCccagaaatagaagaaaacacAATAGAAGTTAACTTTAAAAACTATGAAGCTGGAGAATCATCTGATGAGGAAACTGAAATGTCAGAAATGAACGAAGAAGTAGATATACTAGAGGACACTGAAGAAGAAAACAAAGAACATGATGAAGAGGAAATTGAAGAGGAATATGAAAGTGAAAATGAAGTAGAGCAGATTAAAGAAGAAGTGGAAGAAGCAAACACAGAAGATATAGAAGCCGAAATGGGCGAAGAATATAcaacagaaaatgaaatggaaGAAATGGGAGAAGAAGAAGAAACAGAATATAAAGAGGAGGAGATACAAGACGGCGAAGAACATGAAAACAAAGAATTAGAAGAAaccgaagaagaagaagaagaagacacAGAAAATAAAGAGGAGGAGATACAAGACGGCGAAGAACATGAAAACAAAGAATTAGAAGAAACCGAAGAAGATGAAtacaacaaagaaaatgaaacagaaaacgAAGATGAACAAGAAAACAACAAAGAGGAAAGCGACGAAGATGAAACAGAGGAAGAAAACATAGAATtggaaaataatgaagaaaatgaaCAGGATGCACCGAATGAAGAAGAAATGGAATCATTTGATGAAGTACATCCATTGCAGCCCCCTTCAATCAAAGAACCAAGTATCATCTATGCCGCTATTAAAG AATCCTCTTTGTTTGACAAAGAAGAAAACGAAGAAGAAACAGAAAATACCAATAACGACAATCTTATATATGAGGAAGTAGAGCCGCCAGGATCTCTAATAGACATTCAGTTGGGTCCTGTAGAAG CATCAAAAGAACAGATTCAGACGAACGAGAATGATTGTTCACTTCCGGCAGAAACAGGACCTTGTAGAGCTTACTTCCGGCGGTTCTTTTTTAACTCTGAATCAGGAGAGTGCGAAGTATTTGTATATGGTGGATGTCAAggaaatggaaataatttcaaaacattgaaTGACTGTGAAAATACGTGTGTGAGAAAAACAGTGACTTTGTGA